A window from Capricornis sumatraensis isolate serow.1 chromosome 5, serow.2, whole genome shotgun sequence encodes these proteins:
- the ZNF775 gene encoding zinc finger protein 775 — protein MDGQVGSQADADGPPGMEKGLAGSTGDGLVMKIKQEKPEWLLQTQAALSQKDKENIFRPRRVPPPCQTAVGKSRAWGRPDETGGPKWAPPSEQDVGSADRAPRAAPGPLSPAVPAGEGHFVCPDCGKRFSWWSSLKIHQRTHTGEKPYPCGKCGKSFSQKPNLARHQRHHTGERPFCCPECARCFSQKQHLLKHQKTHSRPATHPCPECARCFRHQVGLRIHQRAHARDGQGPRAGLQALRRDTAAPRGGRPRPGPQRGRPEWAWLGLGQGWWRPPGARPAAPGEPRQFICNECGKSFTWWSSLNIHQRIHTGERPYPCPECGRRFSQKPNLTRHLRNHTGERPHPCAHCGRRFRQKQHLLKHQRTHQPGARAAPRPGRAALRAHPRARPAAPAQPPAQAVSGLSPPPRGPSPARGPGDLPWGRARAGAPGEPRQFICNECGKSFSWWSALTIHQRIHTGERPYPCPECGRRFSQKPNLTRHRRNHTGERPYLCASCGRGFSQKQHLLKHQRAHAGAGRAAAFVCPECGKAFSVKHNLEVHQRTHTGERPFPCPECGRCFSLKQNLLTHQRIHSGEKPHQCAQCGRCFREPRFLLNHQRTHARMPAPHPRRPGVFGERRPYFCARCGKSFAREGSLKTHQRSHGHGPEGQAAHLGRVL, from the exons ACGGCCAGGTGGGGAGCCAGGCTGATGCAGACGGGCCTCCGGGgatggagaagggcctggctggCAGCACAG GAGATGGGCTGGTGATGAAGATCAAGCAGGAGAAGCCCGAGTGGCTGCTGCAGACGCAGGCCGCGCTTTCGCAGAAGGATAAGGAGAACATTTTCCGGCCCCGTCGGGTCCCCCCACCATGCCAGACGGCGGTGGGGAAGTCTCGAGCCTGGGGGCGCCCGGATGAGACTGGGGGTCCAAAGTGGGCCCCTCCCTCTGAGCAGGACGTGGGGTCGGCAGACCGGGCTCCAAGGGCGGCCCCCGGCCCCCTGAGCCCGGCTGTTCCTGCTGGCGAGGGTCACTTCGTGTGCCCGGACTGCGGGAAGAGGTTCAGCTGGTGGTCGTCGCTGAAGATCCACCAGCGCACGCACACGGGCGAGAAGCCGTACCCGTGCGGCAAGTGCGGCAAGAGCTTCAGCCAGAAGCCCAACCTGGCGCGCCACCAGAGGCACCACACGGGCGAGCGGCCTTTCTGCTGCCCCGAGTGCGCCCGGTGCTTCAGCCAGAAGCAGCACCTGCTCAAGCACCAGAAGACCCACTCCCGGCCCGCCACCCACCCGTGCCCCGAGTGCGCGCGCTGCTTCCGCCACCAGGTGGGCCTGCGCATTCACCAGCGCGCGCACGCGCGGGACGGCCAGGGCCCCCGCGCCGGGTTGCAGGCGCTGCGGCGGGACACCGCAGCCCCCCGGGGCGGGCGCCCGCGGCCGGGGCCCCAGCGGGGGCGCCCTGAGTGGGCTTGGCTGGGGCTCGGCCAGGGCTGGTGGCGCCCGCCCGGGGCCCGGCCCGCCGCCCCCGGAGAGCCACGCCAGTTCATCTGCAACGAGTGCGGCAAGAGCTTCACGTGGTGGTCGTCGCTGAACATCCACCAGCGCATCCACACGGGCGAGCGGCCCTACCCCTGCCCCGAGTGCGGCCGCCGCTTCAGCCAGAAGCCCAACCTGACGCGCCACCTGCGCAACCACACGGGCGAGCGACCGCACCCCTGCGCGCACTGCGGCCGCCGCTTCCGCCAGAAGCAGCACCTGCTGAAGCACCAGCGCACGCACCAGCCCGGCGCCCGggccgcgccccgccccggccgCGCCGCGCTGCGGGCCCACCCTCGCGcgcgccccgccgcccccgcccagcCGCCCGCCCAAGCCGTCTCTGGCCTGTCGCCGCCGCCCCGGGGCCCCTCGCCCGCTCGGGGACCCGGGGACCTGCCGTGGGGCCGGGCGCGGGCCGGGGCGCCGGGTGAGCCACGCCAGTTCATCTGCAACGAGTGCGGCAAGAGCTTCTCATGGTGGTCGGCGCTCACCATCCACCAGCGCATCCACACGGGCGAGCGGCCCTACCCCTGTCCTGAGTGCGGCCGCCGCTTCAGCCAGAAGCCCAACCTGACGCGCCACCGGCGCAACCACACGGGCGAGCGGCCCTACCTGTGCGCTTCCTGCGGCCGCGGCTTCAGCCAGAAGCAGCACCTGCTCAAGCACCAGCGC GCGCACGCTGGGGCGGGCCGCGCAGCCGCCTTCGTGTGCCCGGAGTGCGGCAAGGCCTTCAGCGTCAAGCACAACCTGGAGGTGCATCAGCGCACCCACACGGGCGAGCGGCCCTTCCCCTGCCCCGAGTGCGGGCGCTGCTTCAGCCTCAAGCAGAACCTGCTCACGCACCAGCGCATCCACAGCGGCGAGAAGCCGCACCAGTGCGCGCAATGCGGCCGCTGCTTCCGCGAGCCGCGCTTCCTGCTCAACCACCAGCGCACCCACGCGCGCATGCCCGCGCCACACCCGCGCCGCCCCGGCGTCTTCGGGGAGCGCAGGCCCTACTTTTGCGCACGCTGTGGCAAAAGCTTTGCGCGCGAGGGCTCGCTCAAGACCCACCAGCGCAGCCACGGCCACGGGCCCGAGGGCCAGGCGGCCCATTTAGGCCGCGTGCTCTGA